In one candidate division WOR-3 bacterium genomic region, the following are encoded:
- a CDS encoding T9SS type A sorting domain-containing protein encodes ATDFYMYDPLAGDSGTWYEKEEIPGNEGTKLKPPSKGCVGVSDGVQYVYMTKGNNTLGFWRYDAVANTWDSMPGVPEGPYGKRVKGGTDMVFASYKDTGCVYLLKGYKTEFYRYNPAARRWDTLPEVPYGANKQKYDKGSFLVYDGVNYIYAHQSKYYDKTQENPHHYMFKYDVAADSWYKTALPGMPVYGLEGGRIKKKKSADGAAGAWYDGSMYALKGGNTQGFFKYFPGPDTWHQLDTVPGNGSTAKKKRVKAGGDLVAYGGGAFFALKGNKCYELWRYVEGTLQTSSLTPQTRSGVQAGKSAVSSLQLAISPNPLATGFATLRYSLPKAGPVTVTVFDVAGRSVQRQTLVANNAGAVALDLRKVASGIYLVRLDASGYSQTQKLVVQR; translated from the coding sequence GGCGACCGACTTCTACATGTACGACCCCTTGGCTGGTGACTCCGGGACCTGGTATGAAAAGGAAGAGATACCGGGTAACGAAGGCACCAAGCTAAAGCCGCCGTCCAAAGGCTGCGTCGGTGTATCTGATGGTGTGCAGTACGTGTACATGACCAAGGGCAATAACACCCTTGGATTCTGGCGCTACGATGCAGTTGCCAACACCTGGGACTCCATGCCTGGTGTGCCTGAAGGCCCGTATGGCAAGCGGGTCAAAGGTGGCACTGACATGGTGTTTGCGTCATACAAGGACACTGGCTGCGTGTATCTACTCAAGGGCTACAAGACCGAGTTCTACCGGTATAACCCAGCGGCTCGGAGATGGGACACCCTGCCAGAAGTGCCGTACGGAGCGAACAAGCAGAAGTACGACAAGGGCTCGTTCCTAGTGTATGACGGTGTGAACTACATCTATGCGCACCAGTCAAAGTACTACGACAAGACCCAGGAGAACCCGCACCACTACATGTTCAAATATGACGTGGCAGCAGACTCCTGGTACAAGACTGCACTACCAGGCATGCCGGTGTATGGTCTTGAAGGTGGCAGGATAAAGAAGAAGAAGTCAGCGGATGGTGCTGCTGGCGCGTGGTATGACGGCAGCATGTATGCGCTCAAAGGTGGCAACACGCAGGGCTTCTTCAAGTACTTCCCTGGACCAGACACCTGGCATCAGCTCGACACCGTGCCTGGGAACGGTAGCACGGCCAAGAAGAAGCGGGTGAAGGCAGGTGGTGACCTAGTAGCCTATGGTGGCGGAGCATTCTTTGCCCTGAAGGGCAACAAGTGCTACGAACTGTGGCGGTACGTGGAAGGAACGCTTCAGACTTCAAGCCTCACGCCTCAAACGCGAAGCGGAGTGCAGGCGGGCAAGTCGGCAGTGAGCAGCCTGCAGTTAGCAATCAGCCCGAACCCGCTAGCCACCGGCTTTGCCACGCTGCGCTACAGCCTGCCTAAGGCCGGGCCGGTGACGGTGACTGTCTTTGATGTTGCCGGCCGGTCAGTCCAACGGCAGACGCTTGTGGCGAACAATGCTGGTGCGGTTGCGCTAGACCTGCGCAAGGTTGCATCAGGCATATACCTTGTCCGGCTTGACGCTAGCGGCTACTCGCAGACCCAGAAGCTCGTGGTGCAGAGATAG
- the ligA gene encoding NAD-dependent DNA ligase LigA produces the protein MTRKQAEREITRLRAEIAEHDYRYYVLAQPTISDFEYDKMLERLAEIEAEFPDLVTPDSPTQRVGGEPLKEFSSVRHDPPMLSLDNSYSYDELREFDVRVRKAVARPEYLVQQKIDGVAVSLLYDGFRLVRGATRGDGITGDDVTANIRTISSIPLRLRRETPGFEKFEVRGEVYLAREQFARINEEREEEGQPVFANPRNAAAGTLKLLDPKVVRQRRLEYFVHTIPRPPSARFATDKQVLDELAQLGFRTVPESVLFSDIEGVIAYCESWAGKRTGLPYDVDGMVVKVNRFSDRDELGMTGKSPRWAVAYKYPPEERPTRVTAIEFNVGRLGTVTPVAVLEPVRLSGTTVTHSTLHNAEEMKRLDVAVGDTVLVHKAGEIIPQVLKVTQRPKDRKVVRFPNRCPACGTKLFKEADEVAWRCVNASCPAQVLARVLHFGSRQAMDIEGLGWKLAEQLVQAGLVRNVADLYELKREQLVELERMGDKSADNLLRAIAQSKERPFARVLFGLGIRHVGIHAARILAQQFGSMERLAGANESEIAETPGVGPVVAESLRNFLADRENLELLVRLRKHGLKLEEAAAKGPKPLAGKKFVLTGTLESMTRDQATELILSLGGSVSSSVSKKTDFVVCGTSPGSKYDKARALGVKVIDETEFRELVKDR, from the coding sequence ATGACCAGGAAGCAGGCTGAGCGCGAGATCACACGGCTGCGGGCCGAGATTGCCGAGCACGACTATCGGTACTATGTGCTTGCCCAGCCGACCATCTCTGATTTCGAGTACGACAAGATGCTTGAACGTCTGGCCGAGATTGAGGCCGAGTTTCCAGACCTTGTTACGCCGGACTCACCGACTCAGCGCGTGGGCGGGGAACCACTCAAGGAGTTTTCAAGCGTCAGGCATGACCCGCCGATGCTGTCTTTGGACAACAGCTATTCCTATGATGAGCTCCGGGAGTTCGACGTGCGCGTGCGCAAGGCAGTGGCGAGACCTGAGTATCTGGTTCAGCAGAAGATTGACGGCGTGGCGGTCTCGCTTCTCTACGATGGTTTCAGGCTGGTACGGGGCGCGACCCGCGGGGACGGTATCACTGGCGACGACGTTACCGCCAATATTCGGACGATCAGCTCGATTCCGCTCCGGCTGCGGCGTGAGACCCCAGGGTTTGAGAAGTTCGAGGTTCGCGGCGAGGTATATCTGGCAAGAGAACAGTTCGCCCGCATCAACGAGGAGCGGGAGGAGGAGGGCCAACCGGTGTTCGCCAACCCGCGCAATGCTGCAGCCGGGACGCTGAAACTGCTCGACCCGAAGGTTGTGCGGCAGCGTCGGCTGGAGTATTTCGTGCATACGATACCAAGACCACCGTCAGCCCGGTTCGCTACCGACAAGCAGGTGCTCGACGAGCTGGCGCAGCTTGGTTTTCGGACCGTCCCCGAAAGCGTACTTTTTTCCGATATCGAGGGGGTGATAGCATACTGCGAGAGCTGGGCCGGTAAGCGGACCGGTCTGCCGTACGATGTTGACGGGATGGTAGTGAAGGTGAACCGGTTCAGCGACCGGGATGAACTGGGCATGACCGGCAAAAGCCCACGCTGGGCCGTGGCGTACAAGTATCCGCCCGAAGAGCGACCAACGAGAGTAACGGCGATAGAGTTCAACGTCGGCCGACTCGGCACGGTGACGCCGGTGGCCGTGCTTGAACCGGTGCGACTGTCTGGAACAACCGTGACCCATTCGACTCTGCACAACGCTGAGGAGATGAAACGGCTCGACGTTGCAGTAGGAGATACGGTTCTCGTGCACAAGGCCGGCGAGATAATTCCGCAGGTGCTCAAGGTGACTCAGCGTCCGAAAGACCGGAAGGTGGTACGATTTCCGAACCGGTGTCCGGCGTGCGGCACGAAGCTATTCAAGGAGGCAGATGAGGTGGCGTGGCGGTGTGTGAATGCTTCCTGTCCGGCCCAGGTTCTGGCCCGGGTGCTGCACTTCGGGTCAAGACAGGCGATGGACATCGAGGGGTTGGGCTGGAAGCTGGCCGAGCAACTGGTGCAGGCCGGGCTGGTGAGGAACGTGGCTGACCTGTATGAGCTCAAGCGGGAACAATTGGTTGAGCTGGAGCGGATGGGTGATAAGTCCGCCGATAACCTACTCCGTGCCATTGCGCAGAGCAAGGAACGACCATTCGCGCGGGTGCTTTTCGGACTGGGCATCAGGCATGTGGGGATTCACGCAGCCAGGATTCTGGCCCAGCAGTTCGGCTCGATGGAGCGGCTTGCCGGAGCGAATGAAAGTGAGATTGCCGAGACACCGGGGGTCGGTCCGGTCGTGGCTGAGTCGTTGAGGAATTTTCTGGCCGACCGGGAGAACCTGGAACTATTGGTTCGCCTCAGGAAGCATGGACTCAAGCTCGAGGAAGCGGCGGCGAAGGGACCAAAGCCCCTGGCTGGGAAGAAGTTTGTTCTTACCGGCACACTTGAGTCTATGACCAGGGACCAGGCGACCGAGCTTATTCTTTCTCTGGGCGGGTCGGTTTCTTCGTCAGTGTCAAAGAAGACCGACTTTGTAGTCTGCGGCACGTCGCCAGGGTCTAAGTACGACAAAGCGAGAGCACTCGGGGTTAAGGTTATTGATGAGACCGAGTTCAGGGAGCTTGTCAAGGACCGATAG